A region from the Gossypium hirsutum isolate 1008001.06 chromosome A08, Gossypium_hirsutum_v2.1, whole genome shotgun sequence genome encodes:
- the LOC107926305 gene encoding casein kinase II subunit beta-1, translated as MYSHRDRGIGSSKSELIDRKRLVASLDKHLEKLSPCTSRGLNGKDKERSSLPSTSTGKSQLDHRDSRSTALSKAQCSDEESETDTEESDVSGSDGDDTSWISWFCNLRGNEFFCEVDDEYIQDDFNLCGLSHQVPYYDYALDLILDIESSHGDMFTEEQNELVESAAEMLYGLIHVRYILTSKGMSAMLEKYKNYDFGRCPRVCCCGQPCLPVGQSDIPRSSTVKIYCPKCEDIYYPRSKYQGNIDGAYFGTTFPHLFLMTYGHLKPQKPTQNYIPRVFGFKIHKP; from the exons atGTATAGTCATAGAGATCGAGGAATAGGTTCATCGAAATCGGAGCTAATCGATCGGAAGCGCCTAGTCGCTTCTTTGGATAAGCATCTAGAGAAGTTATCGCCGTGCACTTCGAGAGGCTTGAACGGCAAAGACAAAGAGAGATCCTCTTTGCCTTCAACTTCCACTGGCAAATCTCAGCTCGATCATCGCGATTCGCGTTCTACGGCTCTTTCTAAAGCCCAATGTTCCGATG AGGAATCTGAAACGGACACTGAAGAATCGGATGTTAGCGGTTCTGATGGAGATGACACATCTTGGATCTCGTGGTTTTGCAATTTGCGAGGCAATGAGTTTTTCTGTGAAGTTGATGATGAATACATCCAAGATGACTTTAATCTTTGTGGGTTGAGCCATCAAGTTCCGTATTATGATTATGCACTTGATTTGATTTTGGACATTGAATCTTCTCATG GCGATATGTTCACCGAAGAAcaaaatgaattggttgaatcaGCTGCTGAGATGTTGTATGGTCTTATACATGTCCGTTACATATTAACTAGCAAGGGAATGTCTGCTATG TTGGAGAAGTACAAAAACTATGACTTTGGAAGATGCCCGAGAGTTTGCTGCTGTGGACAACCTTGTCTTCCAGTTGGTCAATCAGATATTCCTCGCTCGAGTACTGTGAAAATCTACTGCCCAAAATGTGAAGATATATATTACCCTCGATCCAAGTATCAAGGCA ATATCGACGGAGCATATTTCGGTACAACATTTCCACATCTATTTCTGATGACATATGGGCACTTAAAGCCTCAAAAGCCAACTCAAAACTACATCCCACGAGTTTTCGGCTTCAAGATCCACAAGCCCTGA